Genomic window (Coraliomargarita sinensis):
GGTAGAAAATACCACGATGATACGATTCAAAAGATGGATCAATTTTTGGTATCGCTTGATTATTTGGAGCCGCAGCCTTATGCGAAATCAAATTAGAATTGATATAATCTATTAGTTTATTTTGTAGCTATGGCAGCATGCCTCGGCGTAATCCGATGAGGACGGGTCCTCTGCCATCCTCATGCATACATATCGGGACAGAGCCAGAGACTGGCTCTGCTACATCAACTCGGTTGAACCATAATTAAATCGAAGCGCTATTATTATGTTTGAGGGAACTAGCAGACACATGAAATGGGCGGTCCTTTGTGTCATCGGAACCTTATCCTCAATCTCGCTGATCTGGGTCCTGCAGCAGTAGCTAAAGCATGTCCCCGCTCTTTCGGCCACGAAAGCTACGGTTAGCATAAAATTGACTCCGGATAGGGCTTCATTTCGTTTTGCGGCAATCCTTCGATGATCCGGCTCGCCATCGAACCGTTGATTTCCAGATGCGGCGCCAAGTCGGCCAGCGGCACGGCCACGAAGTCACGCTCGGCAATACGCGGGTGCGGCAGAGTCAGGCGTTCATTCTCGAAACTCACCCCCTCGTAGAACAGAATATCCAAATCGATTGTGCGCGGGGCCCAACCCTCTTCGGAACGTGTACGGCCCAGTTGCTCTTCGACTTCAAGACAAGTATCCAGAAGCGTAAGTGGTTCGAGTGTGCTACTGACCTCTACCACCGCATTGAGAAAATCGTCCGCATCCTCGCCCATACCCACGGCCCGGTTTTGATAGACCGGGCTGGCACGCAGCACGTGCACCCGATCCCCTAACTCCAGCAGTTCCAGCGCCCGTCGCATTTGCCACATGCGGTCGCCGAGGTTGCTGCCCAGGGCAATGTAGGCTAGCGGCACCGCGTCACCTCCGCGGAGAAATACTCACAAATACAATCCACGGGCACGGCGGGCTTCTTCACAATGACCGACACCTCAACCACTTTCCTGAAACGCTCAAGGATGACGGCGGCAACGGCTTCGGCCGCAGATTCGATCAAGTTGAAGCGCTTCCCGAGAAAGGTCTCCTTCACCGCCTCGTAAACATCCACGTAATTAACGGTGCAGTCGGGAGAATCAGCGGCAAATTTGAGGCCGTCGATCAGGCGAAGTGTCACGTCGACTTTAAAACGCTGGCCCAGCTCCGCTTCCTCTTTGAGGACCCCATGGTGGGCGAAAAAGGCGAGATCCTTGAGTTCAATTTTAGTCTTATTCATGGCGTAAACAATGATCGAGAACATCGGCACATTCGCGGTTTTCGCGAACATCATGGACCCGGATAAAATCAACTCCGGCCTGAATGGCGAGTGCGGTTGTGCCAAGCGTCCCGGACAGCCGGGCCTTGGGATCTTTCAATTGAAGGAGCTTCGCAATCATGGACTTGCGGGAGGCCCCGACCAGTAGTGGATAGCCCATAGACTGTAGCTCGGGCAGGCGGCGCATAATCTCCCAGTTTTCCTCGTAGGACTTGCCAAAGCCCAGCCCCGGATCGAGAGCGATGGCATCCCCGCCCACACCGGCGGCCTTCACCGCTTCGATGGATGTTTTGAGAAAACTTGTGATGGCTTCGATAACATCACCCTGCCCCGCTTCCTCCGCCGGTCGATTATGCATGAGGATACAGGCCGCACCGCACCGCCCGATGACACCCGCCATCTCCGTATCTCGCTGGGCGCCCCAGACGTCGTTAACGATATCGGCCCCGGCGTCGAGCGCCGCGGCCGCGACAGAGGCCTTGGAGGTATCAATGGAAATCAGCGCATCGCACTTGGTCCGGATCGCCTCGATAAAGGGTACGACCCGCTCAATCTCCTGCTCCGCCGGGACGGGCGTATGACCGGGTCGGGTCGATTCGCCTCCGATATCAATGATCGAAGCACCCTCTTCCACCATGCGAAGGAACTGCGCCTCGGCTGCCGCCAAATCGACATAGTCTCCCCCGTCGGAAAACGAATCCGGCGTCAGATTAAGAATGCCGACAAGATGTGTCTTCGACCCCAACGGCAAAGACTGGCGCCGGGTGGTGAACGACTTGCCCATCAAACTGCCTTACTCCGAAAGTGTGCCTTTGGTCGTGGGCACAGCATCGCCCACGCGCGGATCGATCGTCGTTGCCATGTCGAGGGCGCGGGCGAAACTTTTGAAGATCGCCTCGGCTATGTGATGCGGCTCCTCACCGTATTCGAGATTGATGTGCAGGTTGCAGCCGGCCTCGTTGGCAAAGGCCTGGAAGAACTCTTTGACCAGTCCGATACTGAAGTCACGCACCATGGCTTCCTTGTAGTCGACCTTGTAGACAAAGGCCTGGCGATTGGAGAGATCCAGCGCCACGCGGGCCAGCGATTCATCCATCGGCAGCACGAAGAACCCGTAGCGGCGAATGCCACGTTTTTCTCCAAGCGCTTCCTTTAAGACCTGCCCCAGAACAATGCCGGTGTCCTCCACCGTGTGGTGATAGTCCACATCAATATCCCCCACCGCCTTCAACTTAAGGTCGAAGAGTCCGTGGCGGGAAAAGAGCGTGAGCATGTGGTCGAAAAAGGGAATCCCGGTATCGATTTCGGACACGCCGGTGCCGTCGACATTCAGTTCCATTTGGATCTGAGTCTCCTTGGTATTACGGGTCAGTTTTGCTATGCGTTGTTCAGCCATGATTGAATGCCTTCGGTAAATGCCTGCATTTGAGCGTCCGTTCCTATGCTGACGCGGATAAAAGCGCAAGTTAAAGGATGGTTTGGGAAATAGCGTACCAGGATGCGACGTTCCTTGAGGAAGTCGAAAAGCTCACGGGCCACCCGCTCGCCGGATTCGCCGTCTGCATTGGCAGGCTCGGTAAAAAGGAAATTTGTCGCCGAGGGATAAGTAAACCAGCCTAAGGCATCGAGCTGCTCACGGGTCGCTTCACGCGTTGCGATGACTTTTTGCCGCTGGGCTTCGAAGTAGGCCACATCCTCGAAGGCGGCCAAAGCCGCGGCCTGGGCAATCCGGTCGAGATTGTAGGCGTCACGCACCCGATCGAGCATCGCAATAATAGCGTCACTGGCCAGGGCATAGCCCACCCGCATGCCTGCCAGCGAGTAGGACTTCGAGAAGGTGCGCACGACAATCAGATTTTCGTAATCACGGAGTAAGGGAATTGCGGTTTCGCCACCAAAATCGACATAGGCCTCATCCACCACCAGCAGTCCGTCAATCACCTGAAGAACCGCTTCAATCTCGGCGCGGGTGAAGGCGACACCGGTTGGCGCATTCGGATTGGTCAGAAAGAAGACCTTGGCGCCGGTCGCGGCCAGCGCTTCCGTATTCAGCTGCATGGATCGGTCAAAGGGCAAATCGATCAGTTGCTGTCCCGACATGCCGCAGACCACGGGATAAAGCGAATAACTCGGCACGGTATGGCCGGCACCGGGGTCGCTGACGTAACAGCGGGTGATCAAATCGAGCAGGTTGTCCGAACCGTTACCGATAATAACATTCCGGGCGGTCATGCCGTAGCGCTCGCCGATGGCCTGGCGCAACTTGCCGCTGACCGGCTCCGGATAAAGCCGCAACTTCTCCACTTCCACCGACACGGCTGCGGCGACCTTCGGTGAGGGCGGATAGGGATTTTCGTTGGTATTGAGTTTTACCCAGCCTTCGCCCTGCGGCTGCTCGCCCGGCACGTAGGGCTGGAGCTGCTGCACGTGAGGTAATGCATTGTTTAAGGCATCAAAAGATTTTTTCATTTGCAAAAGCTAGAGCGAAGCCAGTTAGAGATTCCAAGACAACAGAATTATCGGGCATCGCCCTACAAACAACCCGAATGGAAGAAGCCTACTTGAGCCGGTCAGCCGAGCCGACAATCGTTCCCGCAAGCAGGTGTGAGGCGCTTATCTGCGGGCAGCGTCGCCAGCGGCGAGGTCGCTGATCGCCCATCTATTGGCGACATCAACGGACGTAAAATCGTCAGATTCGGAATTGTATTCGGCGACGACAGCGACTCCAGCGGTCCCAGACATCTAAAAGAGGCCCGCAAGGATCAGAGCGAGAAAGAATTTTTGTAGGTTTCTTTTCATTCGCTTGCTCTGGTTCAGGTTGTGGTCTCTTCAGGTCCATCGTTCTGGCAGGGACGACCTATTTTTTACGCAGCCCTTAATCTGAGCCTTCCTCTCAACTCCCCAAGGATTTATAACTTGCAGTCCTGTATCCATAAGGGATACGGGTTTTGATTAATGGAAGCATTCCAGGCAAAATCCACGGTCGAGCAACTCGCTACTCACTTGAGGGATGAAATTAAGTCCGGGACACTGCGCGAAACCTTGCCCGGAGTGCATCGTCTGGCGGCGGAGCTTGGAGTGAGCACAAAGACGGTGGTAGCGGCGGTGCGCCAGTTGGAGAAGGAAGGTTTGGTTATCAATCAGGGTGAGCGCAGAAGTGTCCGGATCGTCGGTCGAGTCAAACAACAGAGATCCGGAACCGCTGTGCGCGTGCTCACCTACGATAAAGTCGATCAGGACCTGCCTTACATGATCGAGTTGATGCACCGGATGAAGGCGGCAGGGCACCAGCCGGATTATGCGACGAAAAGCATGCAAGAAATAGCGATGGACCCCCGAAAGCTTGCACGGCTGGTGAGGAACAATCCAGGTGACGCGTGGATCATCTGCGGCGGTTCGCTGGAAATCTTGCAGTGGTTTGTGGGGCAGCCGTTTCCGGTATTTGCCATGTTCGGGCGGATGAGCGGGCTCGATTTGGCGGGGGTGGTACCCCGTAAAATTCCAGCGATGCAAACCGCAGTCGACCAGCTCGTCCGGATGGGGCACCGGCGTATCGTATTGCTCGTCCGTGAGGACCATCGTTCTCCGACTCCAGCCCTGTTTGAGCAGGCCTTTCTGGATCGACTCATGGCTCACGGTATCCAGGTCGGCAGCTATAATCTACCGGACTGGGAGGAGACGCGGGAGGGTCTTCATGAGGTTTTGGACACCCTTTTTAAAGTCACACCCCCAACCGCACTCTTCATAAGCGAAGTCCAACTCTTTCTGGGAGCTTATCAATATCTAGCAGGCAGACAAATAAGCGTCCCGAAAGACCTGTCCTTAATTTGCACCGACCCGGCTCCGGAATTCGACTGGTGCCAGCCGCCGATTTCCCATATCGATTGGAACGCGGGTCCGATGATTCAAGCGGTCTTGAAATGGACCAACGGCGTGGCTCGAGGTCAAAACAACAAAAAACAGACCCGCTATAAAACAAAGTTTATCGAAGGTGGCACCATCGGCCCGGCGACGGGCTAAACTCAGCCTTTGGATGTATGATTTACAGCCGAATTCAACAGCGGGTGAGCCATACAGAATTTCGGCTAAAAACGATCTCAAAAGAGCCTGTCGCTTGTCGTTCCACTAAATCAGGTGACAAGTTTGCAGAATATTTCAAAGCCGTTTCAATGTAAGCAGTCGAAAATCCATCACTTCATTTCCGGGAATTTCCGTTGCTTTCAGGGTGAGTTTCCCTGGTCCTGCGGGTAGCTTGATTTTCCCGAGGGTCATCGGCGTCCAGTCCTGAACATAACTCTCCATCCGCGGGGAGCGGTCCTGCTCAGCACCCAGCAAATCACTGCCATAGGCCTTGGTCACTTGGCCGCTCAGAGTGGATTCTCCAAAACTGAGTTCGAGGATCGATCCGACGTTAGCAGGGTCACAGGTGTAGTATATTCGCACCTCAAACTCACCGGCCTCCTCGACCTCGGCATCCCAGACAATCCTGTCCCCGGTCGAGGTCCAGTTAGTAAAGAAAGAGTCATTGGGAAACCTGTTGGAACGCTCGATATTACCGACGGGGATGGCATCGCGAGAAGGTAACTGCGTCCAGGCCATCCCGGGATGCCCAATCAGAAATGGCCTTGTTTCCTTTCCCAGGTCCTGGCGCATGGCTGACATCCAATCGCGCAATTCCTGCGAAAGTTCGGCATGCAGTTCCGGATGTTCCGCGGAAACATCTCTATACTGCCCTGGATCAGCGATCATGTCATAAAGTGCATTCCGTTTTCCGCTCTGAGTGAGCCGGTAGCGCGGAGTTCTGACGCTGGAATGGTTCCTCCATGCCGAAAAAATCTTTCGTCCAGCAAGTCGCCCCGCAAGGTTACGGCCTCCTGCTGTATCGCTCAATAACGGAGCGAGGCTGATGCCATCCAGCTGTTTCTTGGAAGTCAGGGGCACTGATGCCATTTCCGCCAGCGTCGGAAAAAGGTCGATCACGGCGGATAGCGTTTTCACTTCTGTTCCCGGCTTTATGCCCGCTGGCCAGCGGATCAACAAGGGACTGCGAACACCTCCTTCGTCGACCGACCCTTTCATGCCGCGCATTCCTCCATTCCAGCGCGCACCATTCGGCCCGTTGTCAGAAAAATACATAACGATGGTGTTTTCCACCAGATCCAATTCATCGAGCGTATCGAGAATCCGACCGACGTTCCAGTCGATATTCTCACACATCGCAAGTGCTGCACGGAGATGCAGACCATTTTCCCTCTCCGGATTGCGATGACGCATCGATATTTCTTTATTTTTGAAGCGCTTCCAGAACACATCCGGCACCTGCATCGGGGAATGTGGTGTATTGTAGGGCAAAAGAATGAAGAATGGCTTGTGGCCGCTCTTCTCGATGAAGCCGATCGCCCTGTTCGTAAAATCATCCACGACAAAGCCGTCACCTTTCACGATCTTTCCATTATACTCCAGCATCGGACTGAAATAGTCTCCCCAATGCCCCGAACAGAATCCGTAAAACTCATCGAAGCCGCGCCCGTTTGGATGGTAAGGATATTGCATCCCATTGTGCCATTTCCCAAAAGCCGCGGTCCGGTATCCCGCCGCCTTGAAGGTATCTCCGATCGTCTCCTCATCGAGATCGAGACGCTCAGCCCCGGCGGAAGTGCCATAAACTCCACCGCGCTGATGATAGCGACCGGTGAGAAACTCCGCTCGTGTCGGCGAGCACACCGGCGAGACATAAAATCGGTCAAACTGCGCTCCATCGGCAGCAAGCGAATCGATATGCGGTGTCGAAAGATTCGTATTCCCCGATAGACTGAGATCGCCCCAACCCTGGTCGTCTGCGAGAATGACCACGACGTTTGGAGGCTGCGCTGCAGCGACATACGTGCCGGGAAGCACAATGAGAAAGATTTTAAAAATTTTCACGCTTTTGAATCGCCGATACGGAAATGTATTTCACGGCCACCTTCGAAAAGCAGGCTCAAACTTTTCAGTAAAACAGAACCCAATCGACGGAGCAGGGATCACACTCAGCACCAGACAGGAGACAGGGAAGCGCAAAATAAAAAAGATGAAATTGTATCTGTGTCCTTTTGGGACACATGATATTTCTAATTTCCCAGAACTTTCCATTGCTTAACGGTCTGCCCCCAACAAAAAAGAGGTTTCATTGTCCTCAAAGAAGCATCCGCCCGACTCGAAACAAGCCCAGAAACGCGCCATGAGTAAAGCTCTCATTTGTTCGCTTCTTCTGGCCCTTACCGTGAGCGCAAACGCTCTGGTGGCCAAAAGCCAGGAACCGAAAGATCACATATTACTCATCACGATCGACGACCTGAACGACTGGATCGGCTGCCTGTCCGATACCATCGAATCGAGGCACAACCGTAAACATGCTGTCGGCGAAGGACACCCTCAAGCCAACACACCGAACCTGGACCGCCTCGCCCGCCGTGGTGTGCTCTTTACCAACGCCCACTGCCAAGCACCAATCTGCCGCCCCTCGCGCACCAGCATTTTTTCCGGACTACGGCCGACGACATCCGGAATCTACGGCAACCGTGGAGAGTATGATGCCGAGGGTCGGCTACG
Coding sequences:
- a CDS encoding substrate-binding domain-containing protein codes for the protein MEAFQAKSTVEQLATHLRDEIKSGTLRETLPGVHRLAAELGVSTKTVVAAVRQLEKEGLVINQGERRSVRIVGRVKQQRSGTAVRVLTYDKVDQDLPYMIELMHRMKAAGHQPDYATKSMQEIAMDPRKLARLVRNNPGDAWIICGGSLEILQWFVGQPFPVFAMFGRMSGLDLAGVVPRKIPAMQTAVDQLVRMGHRRIVLLVREDHRSPTPALFEQAFLDRLMAHGIQVGSYNLPDWEETREGLHEVLDTLFKVTPPTALFISEVQLFLGAYQYLAGRQISVPKDLSLICTDPAPEFDWCQPPISHIDWNAGPMIQAVLKWTNGVARGQNNKKQTRYKTKFIEGGTIGPATG
- the hisB gene encoding imidazoleglycerol-phosphate dehydratase HisB, with product MAEQRIAKLTRNTKETQIQMELNVDGTGVSEIDTGIPFFDHMLTLFSRHGLFDLKLKAVGDIDVDYHHTVEDTGIVLGQVLKEALGEKRGIRRYGFFVLPMDESLARVALDLSNRQAFVYKVDYKEAMVRDFSIGLVKEFFQAFANEAGCNLHINLEYGEEPHHIAEAIFKSFARALDMATTIDPRVGDAVPTTKGTLSE
- the folP gene encoding dihydropteroate synthase; protein product: MGKSFTTRRQSLPLGSKTHLVGILNLTPDSFSDGGDYVDLAAAEAQFLRMVEEGASIIDIGGESTRPGHTPVPAEQEIERVVPFIEAIRTKCDALISIDTSKASVAAAALDAGADIVNDVWGAQRDTEMAGVIGRCGAACILMHNRPAEEAGQGDVIEAITSFLKTSIEAVKAAGVGGDAIALDPGLGFGKSYEENWEIMRRLPELQSMGYPLLVGASRKSMIAKLLQLKDPKARLSGTLGTTALAIQAGVDFIRVHDVRENRECADVLDHCLRHE
- the folB gene encoding dihydroneopterin aldolase — translated: MNKTKIELKDLAFFAHHGVLKEEAELGQRFKVDVTLRLIDGLKFAADSPDCTVNYVDVYEAVKETFLGKRFNLIESAAEAVAAVILERFRKVVEVSVIVKKPAVPVDCICEYFSAEVTRCR
- the hisC gene encoding histidinol-phosphate transaminase, whose protein sequence is MKKSFDALNNALPHVQQLQPYVPGEQPQGEGWVKLNTNENPYPPSPKVAAAVSVEVEKLRLYPEPVSGKLRQAIGERYGMTARNVIIGNGSDNLLDLITRCYVSDPGAGHTVPSYSLYPVVCGMSGQQLIDLPFDRSMQLNTEALAATGAKVFFLTNPNAPTGVAFTRAEIEAVLQVIDGLLVVDEAYVDFGGETAIPLLRDYENLIVVRTFSKSYSLAGMRVGYALASDAIIAMLDRVRDAYNLDRIAQAAALAAFEDVAYFEAQRQKVIATREATREQLDALGWFTYPSATNFLFTEPANADGESGERVARELFDFLKERRILVRYFPNHPLTCAFIRVSIGTDAQMQAFTEGIQSWLNNA
- the folK gene encoding 2-amino-4-hydroxy-6-hydroxymethyldihydropteridine diphosphokinase, yielding MPLAYIALGSNLGDRMWQMRRALELLELGDRVHVLRASPVYQNRAVGMGEDADDFLNAVVEVSSTLEPLTLLDTCLEVEEQLGRTRSEEGWAPRTIDLDILFYEGVSFENERLTLPHPRIAERDFVAVPLADLAPHLEINGSMASRIIEGLPQNEMKPYPESILC
- a CDS encoding arylsulfatase, whose amino-acid sequence is MKIFKIFLIVLPGTYVAAAQPPNVVVILADDQGWGDLSLSGNTNLSTPHIDSLAADGAQFDRFYVSPVCSPTRAEFLTGRYHQRGGVYGTSAGAERLDLDEETIGDTFKAAGYRTAAFGKWHNGMQYPYHPNGRGFDEFYGFCSGHWGDYFSPMLEYNGKIVKGDGFVVDDFTNRAIGFIEKSGHKPFFILLPYNTPHSPMQVPDVFWKRFKNKEISMRHRNPERENGLHLRAALAMCENIDWNVGRILDTLDELDLVENTIVMYFSDNGPNGARWNGGMRGMKGSVDEGGVRSPLLIRWPAGIKPGTEVKTLSAVIDLFPTLAEMASVPLTSKKQLDGISLAPLLSDTAGGRNLAGRLAGRKIFSAWRNHSSVRTPRYRLTQSGKRNALYDMIADPGQYRDVSAEHPELHAELSQELRDWMSAMRQDLGKETRPFLIGHPGMAWTQLPSRDAIPVGNIERSNRFPNDSFFTNWTSTGDRIVWDAEVEEAGEFEVRIYYTCDPANVGSILELSFGESTLSGQVTKAYGSDLLGAEQDRSPRMESYVQDWTPMTLGKIKLPAGPGKLTLKATEIPGNEVMDFRLLTLKRL